From the genome of Candidatus Electrothrix communis, one region includes:
- the mraY gene encoding phospho-N-acetylmuramoyl-pentapeptide-transferase produces MFYHLLYPLHTQFSAFNVFRYLTFRSIGAAVTAFLILFLSGPLFIRWLQKKQIGQVVRDDGPESHFSKRGVPTMGGLLILVAIAGSTLLWADLGNSLVWVCLLLTLFYGLIGSVDDWKKVSKSDTKGLSARGKLILQVTGACTVGLFLHLHPGYDGNLSLPFLKGIHPDLGWWYIPFAVAVIVGSSNAVNLTDGLDGLASGTVMITAAVYFIFAYAAGNVLISDYLQLPYVLGAGEVAVFCGTIVGACLGFLWFNSYPAQIFMGDVGSLALGGALGAVAIIIKQEFLLAIAGGIFVMEVLSVILQVGYFKMSGGKRIFLMAPFHHHFEKKGWAEPRVVIRFWIISIILGLMALATLKLR; encoded by the coding sequence ATGTTTTACCATTTGCTCTATCCCCTGCACACTCAGTTCAGTGCCTTTAATGTCTTCCGTTACCTGACCTTTCGTTCCATCGGCGCGGCGGTCACCGCCTTTCTTATTCTGTTTCTTTCTGGGCCGTTGTTTATCCGCTGGTTGCAAAAAAAGCAGATCGGGCAGGTGGTTCGCGATGACGGGCCGGAGAGCCATTTCAGCAAGCGGGGCGTGCCCACTATGGGCGGTCTCCTGATCCTAGTCGCCATAGCTGGCTCAACTCTACTCTGGGCTGATCTGGGAAACAGTCTGGTTTGGGTCTGTTTATTGCTGACCTTGTTTTATGGCCTGATCGGTTCTGTTGATGATTGGAAGAAGGTATCAAAAAGCGACACCAAGGGGTTGTCGGCCCGTGGTAAATTGATTCTTCAGGTGACCGGGGCCTGCACGGTTGGTTTGTTTCTGCACCTGCATCCCGGTTATGACGGCAACCTGAGCCTGCCTTTTCTGAAGGGGATTCATCCTGATCTCGGCTGGTGGTACATTCCCTTTGCTGTGGCCGTCATTGTCGGCTCTTCCAATGCGGTTAATCTGACCGATGGGCTGGACGGATTGGCGAGCGGGACCGTGATGATCACTGCTGCGGTTTATTTTATCTTTGCCTATGCAGCGGGTAATGTGCTGATTTCTGATTATTTGCAGCTTCCCTATGTGCTGGGAGCTGGTGAGGTGGCTGTGTTTTGCGGCACCATTGTCGGGGCTTGCCTTGGTTTTCTCTGGTTTAACTCCTATCCGGCTCAGATTTTCATGGGCGATGTGGGGTCGCTGGCTTTGGGCGGTGCCTTGGGTGCGGTGGCGATCATCATTAAGCAGGAATTTCTGCTTGCTATTGCCGGGGGGATTTTTGTGATGGAGGTGCTGTCGGTTATTCTTCAGGTAGGATATTTCAAGATGAGCGGCGGCAAGCGTATTTTTCTCATGGCTCCTTTTCATCATCATTTTGAGAAGAAGGGGTGGGCTGAACCTCGGGTCGTTATTCGTTTTTGGATTATTTCTATTATCCTTGGGTTGATGGCTTTGGCTACGTTGAAATTGCGGTGA
- the murD gene encoding UDP-N-acetylmuramoyl-L-alanine--D-glutamate ligase, with protein MIELKAGMKVIVVGLGKSGLAAVKYLHQQGLDVAVSEFRETIPEEEQAVLVQCGIDLGTELETGGHTAAFFVDADLIVPSPGVPVDLPVLTAARTRGVPVVGELALAAGRIAVPVIAVTGSNGKTTVTSLIGHLLRSAGKKVFVGGNIGTPILEYLLDPGEAEVVVLELSSFQLEAAGDFRPDIGLLLNLSPDHIDRHGSFEEYAAAKMQLFAWQGRGDTAIIGTDDVLLAAAPPTAGEKLYSFGTHPGCRARVEGEAVRLEPDFGPEGTGELYELSGTRLHSRVNLYNAAAAILAVRAFGCEEEGIRAGLADFQPPQHRMTPVGEIDGVRFINDSKATNVGAVVAALAGFGQGAEKEVVLIAGGRNKGGDFAALVPSFRQYVKRVVLIGESASDLVAVAEEAGVGFQLAADMEEAVVAAFAAAAPGDTVLLAPACASFDMFRSYEHRGEEFSRCVGGLEGGA; from the coding sequence ATGATTGAATTGAAGGCGGGCATGAAAGTCATTGTGGTCGGCTTGGGAAAATCCGGGCTGGCGGCGGTGAAATATCTGCACCAACAGGGACTGGATGTCGCGGTTTCTGAGTTTCGGGAAACGATCCCGGAGGAAGAGCAGGCCGTGCTTGTGCAATGCGGCATAGATCTCGGCACTGAGCTGGAGACAGGCGGCCATACGGCTGCCTTTTTTGTCGATGCGGATCTGATTGTGCCCAGTCCCGGTGTGCCTGTGGATTTGCCGGTGCTGACTGCGGCCCGAACTCGGGGCGTGCCGGTTGTTGGAGAGCTTGCCCTCGCCGCTGGCCGGATCGCTGTGCCGGTCATCGCGGTGACCGGGTCCAACGGCAAAACCACCGTAACCAGCCTGATCGGTCATCTCCTGCGCAGCGCGGGCAAGAAGGTTTTTGTCGGCGGCAATATCGGCACCCCGATTCTGGAATATTTGCTGGATCCAGGAGAAGCGGAAGTTGTGGTGCTGGAGCTGTCCAGTTTTCAGCTGGAAGCAGCCGGAGATTTCCGTCCCGATATCGGCCTGCTGCTTAACCTCTCCCCGGATCATATCGACCGGCACGGTAGTTTTGAAGAATATGCCGCAGCCAAGATGCAGCTGTTTGCCTGGCAGGGCAGGGGGGATACAGCGATTATCGGTACTGATGATGTTCTGCTTGCGGCTGCACCGCCCACTGCCGGTGAAAAATTGTATAGCTTCGGCACCCATCCCGGTTGCCGAGCCAGGGTGGAAGGAGAGGCTGTGCGCCTTGAACCCGACTTTGGCCCGGAAGGTACGGGCGAGTTGTACGAGCTTTCAGGAACTCGACTGCATTCCAGGGTCAATTTGTATAATGCCGCTGCCGCTATTCTTGCGGTACGGGCCTTTGGCTGTGAAGAAGAGGGCATCAGGGCTGGACTGGCCGATTTTCAGCCGCCGCAGCATAGAATGACCCCGGTCGGTGAGATCGACGGAGTTCGGTTTATCAACGACTCCAAGGCCACCAATGTGGGAGCCGTGGTTGCGGCCTTGGCCGGGTTCGGGCAGGGAGCGGAAAAAGAGGTTGTCCTGATTGCAGGTGGACGGAATAAGGGCGGGGATTTTGCCGCCTTGGTTCCGTCATTCCGGCAGTATGTCAAACGTGTTGTGCTGATCGGCGAGTCTGCCTCAGATTTGGTCGCAGTTGCCGAAGAAGCCGGTGTTGGCTTTCAGCTTGCCGCTGATATGGAAGAGGCTGTGGTTGCGGCCTTTGCTGCTGCTGCCCCAGGCGATACGGTGCTGCTGGCCCCGGCCTGCGCTAGTTTTGATATGTTCAGGAGTTATGAGCATCGGGGGGAGGAGTTTAGTCGGTGTGTTGGTGGATTGGAAGGAGGAGCTTGA
- a CDS encoding glycoside hydrolase family 5 protein yields MKTERVAQLVVLVLFVLTISMALNPSLLHAKLKYTGVNLAGAEFGVWDGNVNLPGIYDTDYIYPTSAEVDYYISKGMNTFRLPFRWERLQLALFAAFDAAELNRMDTFVDYATAKGASVIIDPHNFQRYYPDPNNHQSSGQGLVGTVEVPDAAFADLWEKLAVHYKGNSRIIFGLMNEPNTMPTAQLVASENAAIAAIRTAGANNLILVPGNQWSGAWAWNETWYNGANSEHMLNIVDPGDNFAFEVHQYMDDDYSGGSSDITGNDPMTGVTRLTNFTGWLKEHNLKGFLGEFAVANSRIGNAAEDVGDEVIDNMLSYMEENADVWIGWTWWAAGPWWAVDYLFTLEPTNLGLSNQGEDRAAMAVLAQHLTRSSLIPIYLLLL; encoded by the coding sequence TTGAAAACAGAGAGAGTAGCTCAACTCGTTGTGTTGGTATTATTTGTTCTCACCATTTCTATGGCGTTGAACCCATCACTTCTTCACGCGAAGCTCAAATATACCGGGGTGAATTTAGCCGGTGCCGAATTCGGAGTCTGGGACGGCAATGTCAATCTTCCCGGAATATACGACACTGATTATATTTATCCAACCTCAGCTGAGGTCGATTACTACATCAGTAAGGGGATGAATACCTTCCGCCTGCCCTTTCGGTGGGAACGACTCCAGCTGGCCCTGTTTGCCGCATTCGATGCTGCGGAGCTGAATCGTATGGATACCTTTGTCGATTATGCAACGGCAAAAGGTGCCTCTGTTATCATTGATCCGCATAATTTTCAGCGTTATTATCCCGACCCCAATAATCATCAAAGCTCAGGACAAGGATTAGTCGGAACGGTGGAGGTCCCTGATGCTGCATTTGCTGATTTATGGGAGAAACTTGCCGTTCACTACAAGGGGAATAGCCGGATCATTTTTGGCTTGATGAATGAACCTAATACGATGCCTACAGCTCAGCTGGTTGCTTCCGAAAATGCTGCCATTGCTGCCATCCGTACTGCCGGAGCGAATAATCTGATTCTTGTGCCCGGCAATCAGTGGAGCGGGGCGTGGGCATGGAATGAAACATGGTACAATGGGGCCAATTCCGAGCATATGCTTAATATTGTCGATCCCGGAGATAATTTTGCCTTTGAAGTGCATCAGTATATGGACGATGATTATTCCGGTGGTTCATCGGATATTACTGGTAACGATCCGATGACGGGTGTCACACGTCTCACCAATTTTACCGGCTGGCTGAAGGAACACAACCTCAAAGGGTTTCTTGGCGAGTTTGCTGTTGCAAATTCCAGAATAGGTAATGCCGCAGAGGATGTCGGTGATGAGGTGATTGATAATATGCTCAGCTATATGGAAGAGAACGCCGATGTATGGATTGGCTGGACCTGGTGGGCCGCCGGTCCTTGGTGGGCTGTAGACTATCTGTTTACCCTTGAACCGACAAACTTAGGGCTGTCCAACCAAGGAGAGGACCGTGCTGCAATGGCTGTTTTGGCTCAGCATTTAACGCGTTCTTCCCTTATTCCTATCTATCTTCTGTTGTTGTAG
- the murG gene encoding undecaprenyldiphospho-muramoylpentapeptide beta-N-acetylglucosaminyltransferase, protein MRIIITGGGTGGHLFPGIALATALQQKYPGCEIMFVGTQRQLDKKTLAGFNFQQESIACMGLKGMGLKHRIKSLLSLPVAVLESWKIIQRFQPDLVFGVGGYVTGPVLLAARLRSVPTCIHEQNSIPGLANRMISHFVSRIFVSIPGEYPFPEQKTVVSGNPVRQEILAAAECRQQQAGSGKNDSGEADSPMTLLIMGGSLGAHRINMLMLDVAAQLDDQQKKAVQLIHQTGTADEETVRDGYAVAGVKAEVRAFFTDMASLYSQADLVLARAGATSLAELSVMGLPAVLIPYPYAADDHQAKNAEYYVAGGGAVMYRESELDADLLGKILSQLLGDIDKLKQMALAMKNMGQPEATQRILDSCMDLIDNSMVIKR, encoded by the coding sequence ATGCGCATAATCATTACAGGTGGTGGTACCGGCGGTCATCTTTTCCCCGGCATAGCCTTGGCAACCGCATTGCAGCAGAAATATCCCGGTTGCGAGATTATGTTTGTCGGAACACAGCGGCAACTTGACAAAAAGACGCTGGCCGGATTTAATTTCCAACAGGAATCCATTGCCTGCATGGGACTGAAGGGCATGGGGTTGAAGCACCGCATTAAGAGCCTGCTCAGTCTGCCCGTAGCGGTTTTGGAATCATGGAAAATAATACAACGCTTTCAGCCGGATTTGGTCTTCGGCGTGGGGGGCTATGTCACCGGGCCGGTGCTGTTGGCGGCACGATTGCGCTCTGTGCCCACCTGTATTCATGAGCAGAATTCCATACCGGGGTTGGCTAACAGGATGATCTCTCATTTTGTCAGCAGGATCTTTGTCTCTATTCCTGGAGAATATCCTTTCCCGGAACAGAAAACCGTGGTTTCAGGGAACCCAGTTCGTCAAGAAATCTTGGCGGCAGCCGAATGCAGGCAGCAGCAGGCGGGCAGCGGGAAAAACGACAGCGGAGAAGCAGACAGCCCCATGACCCTGCTGATCATGGGCGGTAGTCTCGGAGCCCATCGCATCAATATGCTGATGCTTGACGTGGCGGCCCAGCTTGATGATCAGCAAAAAAAGGCGGTACAGCTGATCCATCAAACCGGCACAGCAGATGAAGAAACGGTCAGGGATGGGTATGCGGTAGCCGGAGTCAAGGCCGAGGTCAGGGCCTTTTTTACTGATATGGCGTCCCTGTATAGTCAAGCAGACTTGGTCCTTGCCAGGGCAGGAGCGACCTCCCTGGCAGAACTGTCTGTTATGGGCCTGCCAGCAGTGCTGATCCCGTATCCCTATGCAGCGGATGATCATCAGGCAAAGAATGCCGAGTATTATGTTGCCGGAGGCGGTGCGGTAATGTATCGGGAGTCGGAATTGGATGCGGATTTGCTCGGTAAAATTCTTTCGCAATTATTAGGTGATATTGATAAGCTGAAACAAATGGCTCTTGCCATGAAAAATATGGGGCAGCCTGAGGCCACCCAGCGAATACTGGACAGCTGTATGGACCTTATCGATAACTCAATGGTCATTAAACGGTAA
- a CDS encoding UDP-N-acetylmuramoyl-L-alanyl-D-glutamate--2,6-diaminopimelate ligase: MTSPTVKGLDELLSCLPVELAAEVLHDDYDEAAGKCTGITCDSREAGPGTLFVTIKGALVDGHDFISQAVAQGSCWLVVEDDPGPLPGVTVVRVNNTAEALGWLSAAFYDFPARSLSLIGLTGTNGKTTVSWMVEQMLCSAGYQVGVIGTVNYRYQDGSGREVIEPAPLTTPGPVQLQQLLRQMVDQGVTHVVMETSSHALELGRLAGLLFDVALFTNLSRDHLDFHGSMEGYFAAKKLLFTRYLKKEGQAVVVTEPSGMETINWGERLRDDLLGQQALGQEAPVAVLDCGFSPKAAINADKLSQDINGFSCELSLAGEQVAFNSRLTGKYNVLNLLAAAGVGRALGMEPRLIFSGLEEVGQVPGRLERVLLPGVSEEEQPCVLVDYAHTPDALKNVLQTLQALAEGQLICVFGCGGDRDQGKRPLMGAVAAECASISIVTSDNPRSEDPEDIIQQVAQGAASIGAVELTIEELFGDQAVRYGDFPGFVCLEDRKTAVHAACVLAGPGDIVLLAGKGHEDYQVIGQERIFFDDRVEGLNGLLRWTIPHLLKALQGGTIIQHGKQTGLFGQISTDTRTLVQGDIFVALAGENFDGHDYLQTAAEAGAAVLIVQQEVLKDELQKDVLPEHVVVLQVPDTLIALGQLAAYRRRLLHRDLPLVAITGSCGKTTVKEMTAAIFNRHFGETETASAVTVGIDPVLKTGGNFNNLIGLPLSLLPVNALHKVAVMEMGMNQFSEIARLTEIADPDIACITNVQAAHLEGLGSITGVAQAKGELFAGMRPDTVAVVNYDDAHVRRLPKNSEKIIGFACTAAGRRHKPAVRATRIKDLGAEGMRFTLQIGDWQERISVRAPGMHNVSNCLAAAAMAHAGGVTSGTIIAALSDFQSTDKRMQMMTLPGGVRVLNDCYNANPASMAAALRTVSGFGQDCRRIALLGDMLELGEEADAAHAEVGRQAAELGYDQLAVIGSFADQVAQGAQLAGMAEEKVHVFVDTHSMVDWLYTEMVQARMAADDWLLLKGSRGMRMEAVLQEIEQRFATGINEKEYL; encoded by the coding sequence ATGACTAGCCCAACTGTCAAGGGTCTTGATGAGTTACTTTCCTGCCTCCCGGTCGAACTGGCTGCGGAGGTTCTTCATGATGATTATGATGAGGCAGCGGGGAAATGCACCGGAATTACCTGTGATTCCAGAGAGGCCGGGCCGGGCACCCTGTTTGTTACCATCAAGGGTGCTCTGGTTGACGGGCATGATTTTATCTCCCAGGCTGTAGCCCAGGGGAGCTGTTGGCTGGTGGTTGAGGATGATCCTGGTCCTCTGCCCGGTGTGACAGTGGTCAGGGTGAACAACACGGCTGAGGCGCTCGGTTGGCTTTCCGCAGCTTTTTATGATTTTCCAGCTCGGTCTCTGTCTTTGATCGGACTGACCGGGACCAACGGCAAGACCACGGTTTCCTGGATGGTTGAGCAGATGCTTTGCAGCGCAGGCTATCAGGTTGGGGTGATCGGAACCGTGAATTACCGTTATCAGGACGGTTCAGGCAGGGAAGTTATTGAGCCTGCTCCCCTGACCACTCCAGGACCGGTGCAGCTCCAGCAGCTCCTCCGGCAAATGGTTGATCAGGGGGTGACCCATGTGGTTATGGAGACCTCTTCCCATGCCCTGGAGCTGGGGCGGTTGGCCGGACTCCTGTTTGATGTTGCTCTGTTTACCAATCTCAGCCGGGATCATCTGGATTTTCATGGCAGCATGGAAGGCTATTTTGCCGCGAAAAAGCTGCTCTTTACCCGCTATCTCAAGAAAGAAGGGCAGGCCGTCGTTGTTACTGAACCCAGCGGTATGGAAACAATAAACTGGGGAGAGCGGCTTCGTGATGACTTGCTTGGGCAACAGGCTCTTGGGCAAGAGGCTCCTGTTGCGGTGCTTGATTGCGGTTTTTCTCCAAAGGCTGCAATCAATGCCGATAAACTCAGCCAGGATATCAACGGGTTTTCCTGCGAACTTTCCTTGGCCGGAGAACAGGTCGCCTTCAATTCCCGCCTGACAGGCAAGTATAATGTCCTAAATCTCTTGGCAGCTGCCGGAGTGGGCAGGGCTTTGGGAATGGAGCCGCGCCTGATTTTTAGTGGATTGGAAGAGGTCGGTCAGGTGCCGGGCCGTTTGGAGCGAGTGCTGCTACCGGGCGTCAGCGAGGAAGAACAGCCCTGTGTCCTGGTTGATTATGCCCATACCCCGGATGCCTTGAAAAACGTCCTCCAGACCCTGCAAGCTTTAGCCGAAGGACAGCTGATTTGTGTGTTTGGCTGCGGCGGTGATCGAGATCAGGGGAAACGTCCCCTGATGGGTGCGGTTGCAGCGGAATGCGCCAGTATCTCCATTGTGACCTCGGATAATCCCCGTTCGGAAGATCCTGAAGACATTATTCAGCAGGTTGCCCAGGGGGCGGCTTCCATAGGGGCTGTTGAGCTGACAATTGAAGAGTTGTTCGGAGATCAGGCGGTTCGGTATGGTGATTTTCCTGGTTTTGTCTGTCTTGAGGACAGAAAGACCGCTGTGCATGCTGCCTGCGTTTTGGCTGGCCCCGGTGATATTGTTCTGCTGGCCGGGAAGGGGCATGAGGACTATCAGGTAATTGGGCAGGAACGGATATTTTTTGATGATCGGGTGGAGGGGCTCAACGGGCTCTTGCGCTGGACCATCCCCCATCTTCTCAAGGCTCTTCAGGGCGGGACGATAATTCAGCACGGGAAACAAACTGGTCTTTTCGGCCAGATTTCTACTGATACCAGAACCCTGGTACAAGGGGATATTTTTGTCGCCTTGGCCGGTGAAAATTTTGACGGCCATGATTATCTTCAGACTGCGGCAGAGGCCGGGGCTGCGGTGCTTATTGTCCAGCAGGAAGTGCTGAAGGATGAGCTGCAGAAAGATGTTCTGCCCGAGCATGTTGTTGTTCTTCAGGTTCCAGATACACTGATCGCGCTGGGCCAATTAGCGGCCTATCGGCGCAGACTGCTGCATCGAGATTTGCCCCTTGTCGCCATTACGGGCAGCTGCGGAAAGACCACGGTCAAGGAAATGACCGCAGCGATTTTCAACCGCCATTTTGGGGAAACCGAGACAGCTTCGGCAGTCACCGTTGGTATTGATCCTGTGCTTAAAACCGGAGGAAATTTCAATAACCTGATCGGTCTGCCCCTGTCCCTACTGCCGGTGAACGCACTTCATAAGGTCGCGGTGATGGAGATGGGGATGAATCAGTTTAGTGAGATCGCTCGGCTCACAGAAATCGCTGATCCAGATATCGCCTGCATCACCAATGTACAAGCAGCCCATCTTGAGGGACTGGGCAGTATTACAGGCGTTGCCCAAGCCAAGGGCGAGCTCTTTGCCGGGATGCGGCCAGATACCGTGGCAGTGGTCAATTATGATGATGCTCATGTGCGCCGGTTACCGAAAAATTCTGAGAAGATCATCGGGTTTGCCTGCACCGCAGCCGGTCGTCGTCATAAACCTGCTGTTCGGGCTACCCGTATTAAGGATCTCGGCGCAGAGGGGATGCGTTTTACCCTCCAGATCGGGGATTGGCAGGAGCGCATCAGTGTTCGGGCTCCGGGCATGCATAATGTCAGCAATTGCTTGGCTGCGGCTGCTATGGCCCATGCTGGAGGAGTTACCTCTGGAACCATCATTGCCGCTTTGAGCGATTTTCAGAGCACGGATAAGCGGATGCAGATGATGACCCTGCCCGGCGGGGTACGGGTGCTCAATGATTGCTATAATGCCAACCCGGCCTCAATGGCTGCGGCCCTGCGCACAGTCAGCGGCTTTGGTCAGGATTGCCGCCGCATTGCCCTGCTCGGTGATATGCTGGAGCTGGGTGAAGAGGCGGATGCGGCCCATGCTGAGGTCGGTCGACAGGCCGCAGAACTGGGCTATGATCAACTGGCTGTCATAGGCAGTTTTGCAGACCAGGTTGCCCAGGGGGCCCAGCTTGCCGGGATGGCGGAAGAAAAGGTGCATGTTTTTGTAGATACCCACAGTATGGTCGACTGGCTCTATACAGAGATGGTTCAGGCCAGGATGGCGGCAGATGATTGGTTACTGCTCAAGGGATCTCGGGGCATGCGGATGGAGGCTGTGTTGCAGGAGATAGAACAGCGGTTTGCCACCGGCATCAACGAAAAGGAATATCTATAG